The Montipora foliosa isolate CH-2021 chromosome 1, ASM3666993v2, whole genome shotgun sequence DNA segment AGAAATACATCGATAAGCTTACTTGCCTTTTTGCTAACTGTGCCTTTGTTTTTAATCCTTTTGCCGGGTCGCCACGACATTTTAACCAAAAGCGAAGCTCATCCGTGGTGAGTGTTGTAGGATTTCGTCCTTGAAGAGATGCTCCTGGTATATCGCCCTCGGAAAGACGGCTGGCACTTACAGTTTGATCAGCAGCCATATTTTACCACGAGTAAACAGAACAAGGcccaactagcctcgttctcGCACGTATCGCTCCCAGTCCCTTTTCATTTTGCATAGGGTGTATAAGATTAAGGCATCGTGTTTTTAGTTTATTATACTTAAAAATTAAGTGATAGAACAAacacaaacaagcaaaaagacACAACAAATTCGCTTTATTTGCATCGAATTAATTGCACACATAAAACTTAATCAAATCATGCAAACTGTTTATATTTAAAGCATGTTGCTCTGCTTTTATGATCATTTGACcattgaaaaagcaaataaaggaATTATTAGCCATATCACAAAGTGTCTTATGTCAAATATGAAAACAATTTCAGGATAACAACTATTTTTGTTAGCTTGAAGGAGTGTTTTTCCTTgtgtagcctcgtttccatgcaaTGATGATCACGTGTCCATATAATTCAATTTATGCATGGAATATGTGAGATGACCCTAGATGACACATTTGGTAAAGTTTGGTATCAATAGGTCTTAATAAACGATAGTTATAGCCATGTATATTATCCAGACTCGTTTCCATGCTGAACTAGCATACCTCTTATAAAAAATACCATAGCGACCGTCGGTGCAAGTTAGAAAATTGCCAAGAACTGTTTTCATGTTCTTTAGACATCCCTTAACATATCTAGATAGGTGGCATATTTTCTTCACGAAATGCCCACGGGACTTTAATTTGTTACACATGCTGCCAGACTATGTGGCGATGGCAGTTTCCTCAATCTCTTCCATTACGCGGTCGGCTATAACGGGACTGATTAGGGAACCCATCGCACATCCAAAGATTTGTTTGTAATGGATGTTGTTGTGTTTGAAGTAGTTGTGATTGAGAACAAATTCTAACAGCCTCATAATGTTGCTGATGGACATATTTGTGCGTTCCGCTAGATCCTGATCCTTTTGGAGCCTCTCGTTGACGATGGTTCGAGCTATAGATCCACGGGAGTGGAAGTGAATAACGATTTAACGTCAAAAGAGACCACCCCTAAGTGGTGTTTCCGTTATGTGGACGACGCGTTATGCTTGATTAGTGGGTCCCTTTTAATCCCCTTAATCACAATCGCCCTGTTTGGAGATTTCTGGTTCAatagcattttgaatttctgcaaattgataCGAGCTCATTCTCATGATCTCCTAAACGGAGATCAATGTTGCAGTGAATATACCCTTTTTGGacacgttctcttaaccattttCTTGGATTTTCCTCGTTTAAATCCgtcatttccgtcctcaaacGGCTCCAGCAACACAAGCGCTACGAGCggttttcgtttcagtgttagcgtcatatttataaatttagcgccaacttgaacttgaatgaTTTTCGTGAAGCAATGtcggatagtgttttgccactaccttaACATTTACATCCAATAACGGCTGCCAAGTTGTGAGCAGGtcagtttgttgggctcatgtgttcccgtgaaaggactccaTGAGGGTAAtgtttgtttatatttatacataataaactgcttaaattgtccaaataGGTGCGAAacctcaaaccccgttgaagtcctgaatttttcaggtttctctgtGCCataagccattttcgaaatattcagcttgatagtgaggcagtgaagacaaaaacaatagaaacacttTGGAATGAACGTaaataatatttacatatcatccactttcctttgtctttgtcctctctttcgagctgaattttaatatatcgaaaaaggcctattgttaaaattgcgttcataactgcgaggatcatagctgaCTTGAGAGATTTTATTCTTAAGATGtaagcattttatcattgaCATTTGCTAGTTTCATCCTTTTTTCCCACAGCTATGGTAAAATCTTGGAGGCTCTTGACTTGCTTATTTTAGCTGTTTTTTCCTTTCATGAAGAACAGAAAATGAACAAAAGTTACCTCACCTGCGCTTCCTCCGTGCAATGATGCCAAGTTTTCCTTATCGTATTCTGGACCCACCACAATATCGTCAAGTGTAGTTGTACCTTTTGACGCTTTTCCTCCATGACTTGAACCAGGGGTACAGAAACTGGTGATAGGAGTATTCTTCTTTAGCCTCATAGTTCCAGGGCCTCCGCCTGTACATTGAAGAACGAGGTCGTTATGAGACTTTCTCTTTATTGTCATTTCCATTCACATGCACCTGTCTTGGCCTAAAGATAATTCATGTAACTCAAACATTCAGTTTACCAGAGGATCTTGACTGAGTCGCCAGTAAATGATTCACCGATGCGAGAAGACAGTTGTGTGATTCTTTACAAACTTACCTGTGACCCACGTTCGTCTGTTGTCAATAGTAGCGGTCGAAATCTTGTGGGCTGCATCAGGAAACCCCAGATGACACTAAACCGCCGCACGGTTTACGGAAGACACAATAATTTTTTAAGCACCAGCAAACAAATTTCGAAAGGTGAGAAGAAAGACTCTAGCTTCTGAAGCGTTGAGGCTAAGAAACATTGTAAGAATCCTTAGCATAAATAAAAGACATTACATACGAATTTTCTCTTGGCGTGCTGATGAGTTCTGTCACGAGTGAGTGCAGATGATACAAAAGCTTCGAAAAAAGTCATCATCTTGAAGGAGACCGGGAATGTAATAGAAAATGTTGACAAATGCAAGGATAAAGAATCTATAAGCCATTTAACtgattttttgaaatgaaatttttatagaccttattcacgatggccgccatattggatttgctattatcatgcaaattagctacacacttcctgagggggcaaacaacacaagttcgagaggttataacgaacatcttagccacacagatgatttgtttcacgttcattgaatttttatcacctaagtagtaaaatagaatgactACACAAGTTGcttcgacgtttttttagtgaaaaatgagtagCTAACAAAGTATAAAGTGaaactgtcaaaggcaatcatcaaaagatataaaattattataaaaggtacttaattctaaatactaaaatggactttaagcaatgttatttcaatatttcgactagccgattttccgcaatttgccttttttccaatttttgccacccccccccccccccccccccagcataacacatggctaatttgcatgacaatttcaatttcaaaattaaCAAGGCGggtatcgtgaataaggcctattaactACGCTAACGGCCGCACGGATTCACGCGTGAACAAGATTTACTAATATTATTGTCTGACATGTCCGAAACCATGACGATATCAATGACTGGCAGTAGCCCCTTCACTTTGAGCGAAGAAGTTATCAACTTTTACGAACAAGAAAACATCCATTCatccatctgtgaaattgcgtCGACGAAGGAGACGTTTCCTAATTGAGTGGTTGAATGGGTGTTCTGTGTTTTAGCATCTTCCAAGCGCGAGAAATCGAGAAAGAGGTTGTCGGTCGGTTCCAAATCTGCGCCATCTTGAAACGTCACAACGTCACAGTCACAATAGCATCCAGCATTCCGAGCGTTTGTTTTGCGCCATTTTTTAAAGTCACAATAACATCCAGCATGCGGATGAATGATTCggaaaaattcggaaaaaaTCGGAGGCATTTCCGATCAACACGAAACATGGTCAGTAACGAAATATGGCAATTAGTCAATCCCTGGCCAGTTTTTAGCGGAATCGGTTAAAATTACATCATTCTCTGACTTGCGAATGACGAAATAGCGTCCACGCAGGAGGGTGAAAAACAGGCAATTTTAATCGCAAACGCGGAAAAGCATTACATAGAGAGCTTCTATACAGCCAAGCGAAAACATCTGgatggtttttatggcaattCTGAAGGGTAGTAATGTCAAATAAAGGTTTGTAGCGTCTCAGTGGTTGTGTTGTCGTATTAGTATTCCAAGTGGCGTGATCAAACGTTCggtctcaaaattacctccagatgttcttgttttctgaGAGGATACTTTGCAATTCGGAGGAATTTTGAGAAAAGAACATCATGGTTTGACATCTGTTATCGCACAACTCAATGCCCAAACTTGACCGTAATCTGTTTATCTTTCGTCAcgtcgcaaaaaaaaaaattataaaatattcgcggaacGGTCGATCTCTCTGAATTTTGAAAGGAAGATTGCCAACGAATGGAGAAAGAATCAGAAgttttatttcaatgaaaacacCACAGGATTTCTTCCACAAGTAATTTAGAGTGAGAAATTAACTCCCCATAACTCAGTCTAAGAGTAAAAGGATTAGGATGCTTTATGGGAACCGAGACAGGTCTGAGGCGCCAAGGCGACGCACTATAATCTACGATTACTACTAGTAACTAGTATATCATTACCTCTGTAAAGATTGGCATTGTCCTTCATCTTATTAGCCTTTGATGTCTGTGTAAATCCACCCAGACATGTTGTATCGAGTACATATCTGTCACAAGTCATATCAATGTCAGTTTGAATCAGAATGTGGCCATTCTGACTTGTTACACTCAAAGCATACTTCCCATATACTCTAACAGCTGAGCCGTTTCTCAACTCAATGTCGTCAATGAACGCTGTGCTAGCAACAACATGGTCGCCAAATGAGGAGTTTCGTGTTTTCAAAGATGCATTGAATTTGCAGTCCTGAGTACAGTtaatagagaccttaagattTAGGACGGTGTCGACACAGGACGGCAAGCGGAAGTTAAATTGACAAAATTTCTCGTGCTGCGCATGTGCGAATTGATAATTACCACCGTccgacaccgcggcaaaatgagtgcgcaggcttgagccacgcgcgaatcgtttccacgcgcgagggactggtaccaattgaatttaccatagaaacaacagcgcggcaaaatggcggcaatttaaattctctgtgtttgttttcattttgcgatgataaggacaacactactttgataaggtttaaattttgaagagagcttcctgaaagactaatcttccgtgtgtcttttcaaaccaaaaaactatggttcaaaccaggagaatttttaccttgcattcgagcgctagagcaaaaggacgaagttcgtaatgttattagtcGCGATGGTCTCTGCGTTGGTAAACTTCTGGGGGgaaaactgtgcactgagaaggaaaacgcggggtaaacatctttgcaagggcaCAGTGATAATTTCTACTGCGAAGATGGCTTCTGTTGCTCCTGTTGAACGAGGAAATTGTCTGCttgtttcattggaatcatttgaaagcgagaaataagttcttttcatgcccgcatcccactcattcggcaacttggataagtcacttccctgccctccattctcatattttacaacactagttacttttccaagagctaggcaataaaataaagaaaagaagtcttaattttaagagaggatcgcaaaaaagttttgaaactaagtataaatttgactccagtgctacttgatgtttccccttttacttggagtttggtagtggtccatcgttgaaaatatttttccagtatttttcctgcagctggctggtaactataatttttttctccagctttgtcgatcaccttgtagagccttgctgggatgggggtggggagacatgagaatcatgataatgaaataagaaaccattcacctgcatgtgtttggaaaatactgatttcacttttgcatgcattgcaccagcaaaaatctagcctaaattttgcactgtgtgtaaagatactgagagaggaatgtaatcatacatccagcaagactagaggcattctgcttcatactctaacattttattatgcacaactgatccagtttcactacccaaAGATAGACCCACAATGACtctatcaacaacaacaaccacaacaactactatggtatgtgttaccacaaaacacaatatacagtaactcaaatatctctataattttattgttgtaagtaccgtatattcattattaagactattacaagtaggagcattctcagaagttaatatccaaacTAATGCTTagcaagagaaagactagaataacatacagctgtattaatgaaagtaagacagtttacttggattaaaaaaccaaattatatttgcttgttcaaacattgacttagaaggtgtggaaagtaaataattattgtcccttttctagacaattttgaagagctgtttggaaaccatcttgttttaatcactgacatgctcacatctgtgatgtttaatttgcagtaatactgttgtcatcatgcaggatctcatgcaggaaaaaatgagagatgaataacaaccctggcttttttcatcacaaaaccaataaaatattcaacgctgaaatcctcatcacaatctctgaaaacaatctggaatgttgcttgccatgcatggtttgaccagatcaacacacacacaccaggaagagttttagacttaagcactggaataagaataagtgacatgtttaagaaacaacaggaaactgatcaaagtaaaacaataatatttaatattatcacttggtcattttcatgcacagatgtcacttaagatacttgaataaaacatggaaatctgtgccctatttgtaaagatccctttataaaaaaactaaacaacttaactgactcccttaataaggttttgtctaacaatgcagataaaaacagttgctcacatcttgaaagtaatgacagtcaaaatgacagccagccagatatcaacactttccacaagatttcttcaggtcagatgactggaacaatgaaatcaacagaaatctagagatcaattaaattGAATCGTACCACAACCTGGTGTGTCCTGCAAAGCTacacagagctggaaaagaaggagcatcaccatctaccatacaaaccattgctcttgctgtggagaaccaggtcacagaaaaatccagggctctcgtatcacatgtcagaggttaaaacttctgttttgtcaaaaccctccgcgtttttagaggaattgcccttaggcgaaaaacagtaaacgaaaaatgttatcagtttaaaatttacaacttttaggtcttcaacggtgtgaccgaaacacgagcaaacaGACCGTcgagcaaacatggtttggcaaagataacttccatggaaacgacataaacaaataaatatttcatgcctaaaataagcttacctcttttgactttctcgttggaaacaactcggaactactgcttagtttttctgtcgagtctatgttgagcgtgagatcttgatcatcaaaaggtccaatagaacttttccttcaccgccgaataaactcaaacacaaagagctcaaaagctcgaatcaaatgaatcaaatgtgttcgaagcggagcatgcgcactcattttgccgcggtgtcccACCGTCCTCCATCTGACGACAACGGGAAAACGTGGTCTTTGGCGTTGTACAGAGAACGGGAGGTTTTTTCACCGCTTTAGGTACGTTTTCGCATTTCATGTCGTTGTTTTATTGTCAAAGAATATTTAgatgtttcttttatgttgctcAGGTAACAAATTGCAAATTATTTTAGGTAGGATCGATGGAGTGGAGCGATGAGCATGACGTGTTGCTTTGCAGAGAAATCCTCACCACCGAGCCTTTTAAAGCAAAACGTCGAACCCCTCAACGAGGACAGCTGTGGCAGAGCGTGGCAGATCATCTTAATTGTATCCCTGAACCGAAGTTTAAAGTCTCAAAAAGAGCTGTCCGTGAGCGCTTTACATTGCTTgcagaaaaatttaaaaagaagatGAAAGCCGAAGAAAAAGCATCGGGAATAGATACAGAGATGAGTGAATTAGATGTTTTACTTGAGGAGATTgtggaaaaagaagaagagttTGATAAAGATCAGTCCGAGCACAAGGCAAAAGAAGACCAAAGTAAAGCTGAAGCGTACGATATGAGGCTAAAGGCGATGGAAAGCTTAAAAGAGAGTAAGAAAAGAAGGTCTGAAGAAGATGAAAAGCAGTTGCCTAAGAAGAAAAGAGGCTCAGAAGCGCTGGATTATCTGAGAGAAAAAATGGATGGTGATAAATACCTGAGGGAGAAAGAATTTGAGATTAAAGTGAAAGAGCAGGAGAGAGATGAACAACGGCAAAAGTTGGCGGAAGATCAACACAAAGACATGATGGCAATGATGAATCgacaacaacaagaaatgcAACAAATGCAAATGAGGTTTttcgaacaacaacaacagcaaaacaaCCTACTTCTCGCTTTATTTCAGAAAGCTCTGACGAAGTAAGTTTATCAGTGACAGTATCATTGTGTTTTGGCATTTTTAAAGAGATTTTAACAAGTGCTATGTTATATGTTTTAAGTTCaagttaataattatatattcttcaaaaggtctttgaGGTATGTTGATATTTGGCTTTGGTCAGATCTGGAGCAGGACCAGGCATTGTAATTATAAAACTGTTGGTTagatttttgtcattttcacgTTTTAACGTATAGAAGGTATAAATTGCAATGCATCGCCTGTCCAATGTTTCATGGGATTTTCAAGCATTATTTGTGTTTACTTCAGGATATGATGAGTATACTTGTAAATAAACGAGTTTTAGttgtaaaatatttcaaataacAAATGAAGTGAAAGTTGTTGAGTTATACTCCAGtcttttgtattgtttaacttAAATTTATTTCATGAGAGAGACAACCATGTTGACTTTTAATATACATAAAAAGTAGCCCACCATAGCATGAATTTGACACTAGATGCCCACTTTTAACAGCCCTTCAGCCTgaaaattatttggaaaaatGTTCTTACTTGTGTTACTTTGGGAACTTCTTTTGTTGAATTGTCATTGTgatcatcaataattatttatattttgacaCTGCTCATATGCCTTTTATCATtgtgtttgtaatttttatgggGTGCTGATTTTGTGAAGTACAACTTAGTATGCAAATTGAATCAAATGCCTGATATATTGCTGTTTTTATTGTGTAAATATCACTTTTTAATAGTGCTTCATTGATCCAATGTCtattcaaaacaaaagacaagGCTCTTTTCACCATAGTGTATTGAATTGAGTTTCTAAGAAAAGTACTCCTGAAGACTTGGAGGGCTAAGGTCAAAAAAACTGGAAGTGGAATTTCCATATAAACATGTCAGGGCATTTCTTAAAATTGCTGCAACTATATACATCTTCCCAACCGAACTTAATGCCACCTTAAGGTTTTTCTTGTAATCTATGAATTTATAGGTGCTAGCAATGTCCCCAAAGAGCCACTCAACAGAAATTCGTACAGCACTCATGGACTTGTTGAAGTCTTCCATATCTTGATTTGGTACTGTTATTCTGAATAATGCCTGCAGATGTACTTGTAATGGGTATGCAGGATCCCCATATATGCACATAGGAGATCCTGCTGGAGAAAATGCATGTTGTTGTAGCATATCAAGCAGTCTTGAGTCTGCAAGCATGCCAGAGTCATGCTTTTTCCCTTctgaaatgaatgaaacatCAGTGAAATTAATGCCTTATTTAAAAAGTACAatgtattatttttgttatcaaAGCCTTACCTACTGGCCCATACAAATTGGCAATCATTCCATTTGGAAGTGCTACAGCTTGAAACTTTAAGGCATGTATCCTTTTGTGTCCATTGTAGACAACTCTTTGATGGGTAGCAGGCTTGCATATTGGGCGAACGGTTCCGTCAATGAACCCAAAACAGTTGTCTAATGCTGCTCCCCTCTCAGAAATGGCATCTGCATATCCTTGCAATTTCGGTGGGCTCAATAAGAAGTGGTTCCATTGTAAAACTCGGTGGCTATGTTCATCAAAAACAAAgtctgtcattttctttgtgATCATTGAAATCTCCGGTTCTGCTCTTCCGAATCTTGGTATAAGGTCAGAATACCTACATGGGTAAGCCAGTCTTCTCAGCAACAAACAAATTCCTTCGATACCACTGAAGCGAGTACCCTGATAACACCACATGTAATCTGGTATACCAAGAGTTTGAACAAGAAAAGGTATGTCTTGCTTTGCAAAGCGAAACTCTGCTATACATTCGTCGTCTTCTATAGTTTGCAAATCAAATTTGCCATATTCTTTGTATGGCAGTTCGAGGTTTTTCGAGAAATGAGCGTCATAAAGGAGGAGAAATTCTTCGTCGTCAATGAATTTGTTTGCATACGCTAGAGCGAGAAATTCACGAATTTCCTTAAAATTCATATTTCTTCACGTTGCCGTCCTCAGTCGAACTTGGCGatcttaatttatttttcccgCGCGAAAGGACGCGTTCTAGACCCAGACTCTACTCGGACATGCAGTCGTCCTTTCACGTTGCCGTCCTCgatcttaaggtctctaattTTTTCAATGGACGGAACAGTGGTGTTGATCTCAAGTACTTCACCGCTGTTTAGGATGAGAGATCCACCTGAGGAGATATAAAATAAGCGGCTTTTCAGAGATATGTTTAACCACatacaaaatattaaatatgGAATATACAGAGG contains these protein-coding regions:
- the LOC138009489 gene encoding uncharacterized protein, which produces MTCDRYVLDTTCLGGFTQTSKANKMKDNANLYRGGGPGTMRLKKNTPITSFCTPGSSHGGKASKGTTTLDDIVVGPEYDKENLASLHGGSAGSCINVQGSVAGGGAIELVSESEGK
- the LOC137977670 gene encoding golgin subfamily A member 6-like protein 22, with amino-acid sequence MEWSDEHDVLLCREILTTEPFKAKRRTPQRGQLWQSVADHLNCIPEPKFKVSKRAVRERFTLLAEKFKKKMKAEEKASGIDTEMSELDVLLEEIVEKEEEFDKDQSEHKAKEDQSKAEAYDMRLKAMESLKESKKRRSEEDEKQLPKKKRGSEALDYLREKMDGDKYLREKEFEIKVKEQERDEQRQKLAEDQHKDMMAMMNRQQQEMQQMQMRFFEQQQQQNNLLLALFQKALTK